The following are encoded in a window of Nitrospirota bacterium genomic DNA:
- the pdhA gene encoding pyruvate dehydrogenase (acetyl-transferring) E1 component subunit alpha, whose translation MPERIIESCNVKRLEVLDEKGNADESLMPSLSDEQIKKMYELLILSRTFDQRALNLQREGRLGTYASILGQEASQIGSAFALEKSDWIFPSFREMGVYITMDYPLHMLFQYWSGDERGVKCPDDLNIFPVCVPVGTQLPHAVGAAMGVKYRGDKKTVACYFGDGGTSEGDFHEGMNFAGVFKLPVVFICQNNHWAISVPREKQTASKTLAQKAFAYGFEGIQVDGNDIFAVYKAASEAVRKAKDGNGPTFIECFTYRMSDHTTADDAARYRLKEEIDSWKPKDPILRLKLFMEKKGLWNNQYQTDVENKARETVDEAVKREEAIEHPEPKDMFTFTYEKLTQRQMRQIKEL comes from the coding sequence ATGCCTGAAAGAATAATAGAATCATGCAATGTAAAACGGCTTGAAGTCCTTGATGAAAAGGGCAATGCTGATGAGTCCCTCATGCCTTCCTTGTCCGATGAACAGATAAAAAAAATGTATGAACTCCTTATCCTTTCGCGGACCTTTGACCAGCGCGCCCTAAACCTTCAGAGGGAAGGCAGGCTCGGCACCTACGCATCAATCCTCGGTCAGGAGGCATCACAGATTGGAAGCGCATTCGCGCTTGAGAAATCAGACTGGATATTTCCGTCATTCAGGGAAATGGGCGTCTATATCACAATGGACTATCCTTTGCATATGTTGTTTCAGTACTGGTCCGGAGATGAAAGAGGAGTGAAATGCCCTGATGACTTGAATATCTTTCCGGTATGCGTACCTGTAGGGACACAACTGCCTCATGCAGTCGGCGCTGCAATGGGAGTGAAATACAGGGGAGATAAAAAGACGGTTGCCTGTTATTTTGGTGACGGCGGCACATCTGAGGGAGATTTTCATGAAGGGATGAACTTTGCCGGTGTGTTTAAACTCCCTGTTGTTTTTATCTGCCAGAATAATCATTGGGCAATATCAGTTCCGAGAGAGAAACAGACTGCATCCAAGACGCTTGCACAAAAGGCTTTTGCCTATGGCTTTGAAGGGATTCAGGTTGATGGAAATGATATTTTCGCTGTTTATAAAGCTGCATCGGAAGCTGTCAGAAAGGCAAAGGATGGTAACGGGCCAACGTTCATAGAATGTTTTACATACAGGATGTCAGACCATACAACAGCAGATGATGCGGCAAGATACAGGTTAAAAGAAGAGATTGATAGCTGGAAGCCGAAAGACCCGATTCTGAGACTGAAGTTGTTTATGGAGAAAAAGGGGCTCTGGAATAATCAATATCAAACAGATGTTGAAAATAAGGCAAGGGAAACTGTTGATGAGGCTGTAAAGAGGGAAGAGGCAATAGAGCATCCTGAACCAAAAGATATGTTCACATTTACTTATGAAAAATTGACACAGCGGCAGATGAGGCAGATTAAGGAGTTATGA